From Myotis daubentonii chromosome 15, mMyoDau2.1, whole genome shotgun sequence, one genomic window encodes:
- the TMEM160 gene encoding transmembrane protein 160, which produces MGGGWWWARAARLARIHFRGLPLPPPRPRSGGARGSFAPRVGASPPPVSELDRADAWLLRKAHETAFLSWFRNGLLASGIGVISFMQSDMGREAAYGFFLLGGLCVVWGGASYVVGLASLRGPMQLSLGGAAAGVGAVLAAGLLWACAVGLYMGQLELDVELVPEDDGTAAAEGPDEAGRPPPE; this is translated from the exons ATGGGAGGCGGCTGGTGGTGGGCTCGGGCCGCCCGCCTGGCCCGAATACACTTCCGGGGGCTGCCGCTGCCGCCTCCGCGGCCCCGGAGCGGGGGCGCCCGGGGGTCCTTCGCCCCCCGCGTCGGGGCTTCGCCGCCCCCCGTGTCCGAGCTGGACCGCGCGGACGCCTGGCTCCTCCGGAAGGCTCACGAGacag CCTTCCTCTCCTGGTTTCGAAATGGCCTCCTGGCATCCGGCATCGGGGTCATCTCCTTCATGCAGAGTGACATGGGTCGGGAAGCTGCCTATG GCTtcttcctgctgggtggcctgtGCGTGGTGTGGGGCGGCGCCTCCTACGTGGTGGGCCTGGCATCGCTGCGGGGACCTATGCAGCTCTCGCTGGGGGGCGCGGCTGCGGGCGTGGGTGCCGTGCTGGCCGCgggcctgctctgggcctgtgCTGTCGGCCTCTACATGGGCCAGCTGGAGCTGGACGTGGAACTGGTGCCTGAGGACGATGGCACGGCCGCTGCGGAAGGCCCGGACGAAGCGGGGCGACCACCGCCGGAGTGA